Sequence from the Aminivibrio sp. genome:
TCCACCATGACAGTTCCTCCTCGGAAGAAAATCAGTAAAACAATGAAAGCAGATAAGGGCGTCTCTCGCCGGAAAGCCTGAGTGACCGGCCCGGTTTTTCAAAAGTCGTGAAGGGAATTTCCCTCCCCCGGATCAGAAGCTGGTAGTCCGCAAACCGTCCCACGCGGAACACGATGTCCCCGAGGGGTTTGCGTATGCCCGAAATCCGGTATTTGCCGTTCCCGCTCGAAAAGACCGCCCCTTCTTCCACAAGAAAGGGCAGCCCAGCGCCGAAATCGTGGTACACGGTCTCTCTCAGCTCGATGCCCTGCCGGAAATCAAGGCGGAACACTTCGATCACCGGAGTCTTCTGCACGGAATGGATGTAGCGGACGGCAAATTCCTCTCCGCCTCTCAGGCTGTACCGGGCGAGGCCTGAGCCTCCGCCGTCTCGGATCGTGAGGAAATGAACCGGCGAACAGAACAGAACGGCAAAGAAGAGGACGAGAGGAATCAGTACGAGGTGCTTTCTGTTCAGGGTTCACCCCTCCTCCTGGAAAAAGAGTCAAAGGAGGCCTTCCGGAGAAGGCCTCCCTGCCAAAAAGGGCTGCCGGTTATTTCATCAGCCCGACTTCTTTGTAGAACTTGACTGCTCCAGGATGCACCGGAACGGAAATTCCGTCGAGGGCGTTGCTGAGCTTCATGCTCTTGCCCTTGTGGTGGGCGTTTCCGACGGCTTCGAGATTGGAGAAGAGCGCCTTGGTGATGGTGTAGACCACGTCCTCGGAGAGTTCCTTGCGGGCGGCGAGAATCGCCTGGACCGCCACGGTCTCGACGGGCTCATCCTGTCCGCGGTAGGTTCCTCCGGGAATAACATCCTTGGCGAAGAAGGGGTAATTCTCGATGAGCTTGTCCCTCATCTCGCCGTCGAT
This genomic interval carries:
- a CDS encoding DUF1850 domain-containing protein, with translation MNRKHLVLIPLVLFFAVLFCSPVHFLTIRDGGGSGLARYSLRGGEEFAVRYIHSVQKTPVIEVFRLDFRQGIELRETVYHDFGAGLPFLVEEGAVFSSGNGKYRISGIRKPLGDIVFRVGRFADYQLLIRGREIPFTTFEKPGRSLRLSGERRPYLLSLFY